The sequence below is a genomic window from Meiothermus sp. Pnk-1.
TCGACCCCGGCCCGCACAGATCGGTGTCGCTAGGGCTGCTGCTGTGGTCGCAGGGCCGGTACCGCGAGGAGATCGCCCTGCTGAGCGAGCGGCTCCAGGCCCGCCCGGAGGACCCCTGGCTAGGGGTGGTGCACAACAACCGGGCCTTCGCCCACCTCGCCCTGGGGGAGGTGAATCAGGCCATCGCCGGGTTTGAACAGGCGCTGGCCATGGGAGAGGCCCTGGGCGACCTCTACGACGTGTCCTTGGCCCGGCTCAACCTGGGCACTGCCCTCGTCTCGCGGGGGGCCTATCAACGGGCGAAAGAGCTTCTGGAGGCGGCGCTGGAGGGCTACACCCGGGTGGGGTCCGCCTTTGGGCAGGCCGAGGCTTACTCCCGGCTGGGGCTCCTGCACGCCCGGGCCGGGCGCTGGGGGGAGGCCCGGCAGCACTACACCCAGGCCCTGGAGCGCATGCGCCCCACCGGAGACGCCTTTCGCCTCGCCTATATGCTGGCCGGCCTGGCCGAGGCTCGGGTGGGCTGCGGCGACCTCGAGGGGGCCCAGGCCGCTGCGGAGGAGGCGCTCCTCCTGGCGCAGGCCGCGCCCCAGCCCTATGGCCTAGCGTACGTGCTCATGGCGATGAGCCTGGTGCGCCAGCGCAGGGGGGCGAGCGAGGAGGCGCTGGGCTACGCTCGAGAGGCGGTAGCGCTCGGCGAGCGCTTCGAGATGGCGGAACAGCTAGCCCGGTCGCTCCTGTTCGTTTACGCCGCCTCCGACCGGGCGCAGGCCGACGAGGCCCTGGTGCGCTGCCTGGAGATTGCCCGGGAGCGGGACATTCCCGATCTGGTCTGGCGGGCGGCGCGCCGGCTAGGCCCCCGCTACGCCCGCCAGGCGGAGGAAGCCCTGGCCCGCCTCCAGGCCCAGGCTCCGGCCGGGTGGGAGCTGGAGGACTGTGGCTAGCTCGAGCGTTAGTTGTCCCGATCCTGCCCGGTAACAGCTGGCTAATGCCCCTGTCCTACCCTTGCCTTGGCATTCGGACAGATGCCAAGGCAAAGGAGGGTTAAATGCATCAGCGCACCTGGCAGATCGTGATGGCAGTAGCTCTCGGCGGCCTCCTGGCCGCCTGTGGGGGCGGCGGGAGCGGCGGAGGCGGGGGGGGTGGTTCGGGGCTGGCGACCATCGTGGTGAGCCCGGCCTCGGCCAGCGTCGCGGTGGGGGCCACCCAGGCGTTTACCGCCGTGGCCAAGGACGCCAACGGCAACACCCTGAGCGGGGTGAGCTTCACCTGGTCCTCCTCGAACCCCGCGGTGGCCAGCATCAACAGCAGCGGCCTGGCCACCGGCATCGCCGCGGGCACCACCCAGATAACCGCCAAGGCGGGGAGCGTGACCAGCAACGCTGCAACCCTAAGCGTCACCGCCGGCGGGGGCGGGGGTGGCGGGAACGGCTCCTTCACGCTGAGCCTCACCCCCGGGGCCCCTTCGGCTGGCCAGGGCGGTAGCGCCACCGTGCAGGTGGGGGTAAACCGCAGCAACGGTACGGTGGGCAACGTAAACCTCACCCTGCTGGGCAGCGCGGTGAGCCCCACCGCCGACCCGGCCAAGATCTCCTACAGCTTCAGCCCCAACCCCGAGACCGGAAGCGGAAGCACCCTGACCCTCAGCGTAGGGGCCAACGTCCCGCCGGGGAGCTATGCCCTCACCGTGCAGGGCCAGTCCAGCGGGGACACCGAGACCGCCCCCTTGTCCCTCACGGTGACCGCGCCGCACACCGTCTTGCTGGTAGACGATGATAGGAGCGACAACAACTCCAACACCGGAAGCACCAACCTCTCCGTCTCGGATACCCTCTTCCGCAACCTGCTCACCGCAGCGGGGGTGGGCTATGACGTCTTCGTGGCCCCCGCCAACGGCAACGGCCCCACCTTCGACCAGATGAAGGGCTACGCCAAGGTGGTCTGGTACACCGGCAACGCCTACGGCGGAAGCGGATACGGGACCCTCTCTAGTGCTGACGAGCTCAGCCTCAAGGCCTACCTCGACCAGGGGAGCCGCGAGCTGTTGCTGTTCTCGAGCGAATACCCCTACGACATCGGGGCGGATTGGACCAGCACCAATTCGGACAGCTTCTTCGCCAACTACCTGGGGGCACAAGGCGGCAAGGAAGATCCCAACAGCCACACCGCGGGCGGCGGCCTCAACCACAAGAGCTTCTCGGTAGCCGGAGTTGCCGGCACCGTCACGGCGGGAGACGCTTACACCGTGCAGAAGGACGCTCCCTTATATACCTACACCAGCGCGATCAACCCCGCCAGTGGGACCGACACCCTCCTCACCGCCCAGGCCGACCCGGACAACACCGGAACCGACCACCCGGTGGCGGTAGCCACCGGCCGCAAAGGGGTAGGCACGGCGGGCAGCTCGAAGGTGGTCTACGTGGGGATCACCCTGGAGAACCTCTTCGAAACCGGGAGCGCCGACGCCAACAAAGCCCAGCTCTTAGGCCAGCTCCTCAGCTACTAGCGGTCGTCAAAGCGGGGCCTTCCCCCGGGTCGTGTGCCTGGGGGAGCCCCTTTAGGAGCAACCATGCCAGCCAAAAACGCCTGGGCCTATCTGGTGCGGATCTGGCTCGAGCCGGGCGAGGGGGGCCAGGTATGGCGGGCCAGCCTCACCGACCTCGCCACCCGACAGGCCCGTTACTTTGCCGACTACGCAAACCTGCTGCGCTACCTCGAGGGGCTACCCGCCGCCCAGCGCCCCCAGGGGGGAGCTAAGGATGAGCCGAAACCCTGAGGCCGGGGGCCAGAAAAGCTAGGTACCCCCTCCCCTGCTAGGGGAGGGTTGGGGCCGTACGGTAGCCCGGTGGGGGAATCCGCGTTCACTCGACAGAGAAGGGGTAGTCCTGGGGCTGGTCCTTGAGCCGCACCCGGGGATTGCCCGAGGGGTCTCGGTCGAGGGCCAATTCCTCTGCGGCGAGGGGAGGGTCCACCGTCACGTAGGTGCCCTCCTTCGGGTTGAACAAGAGCTGCGAGGTAAAGCCCCCAACGCTTACGAAGAGGCGCCCTTCCCGCAGGGAGAGGGTGAGCTCCCCCAGGTCGGGGTTGCGGAAGCGGCGCAGGTAGGGTTGCAGCGTGGGGGTGTCCAGGTTGCCGGTGAGGGCCTCGAGGGCTTCCTTTGTGGCCTTGGCGCTGGTCTCGAGGGCGAAGCGAAACCGGGCGTCGTACTCGGCGCTCTGGCCGAAGGCCAGCTCCAGCACCCGGTACATCACCGCCTGGGTGAAGGGGTTGGCGTTCTGGGCGTTGCTGAGCACCACCACCCCCAGCCCCTTATCCGGCAGGAAGGCCAGCAGGGAGGTGAAGCCCAGGGTGTTGCCCCCGTGCTGGATGAGCCGCACCCCCTTGTACTCCCCCACGAACCAGCCCAGGCCATAGCTGGTCTGGGCGTCCACCTTGACCTGGGGCCGCCAGGT
It includes:
- a CDS encoding Ig-like domain-containing protein, which codes for MHQRTWQIVMAVALGGLLAACGGGGSGGGGGGGSGLATIVVSPASASVAVGATQAFTAVAKDANGNTLSGVSFTWSSSNPAVASINSSGLATGIAAGTTQITAKAGSVTSNAATLSVTAGGGGGGGNGSFTLSLTPGAPSAGQGGSATVQVGVNRSNGTVGNVNLTLLGSAVSPTADPAKISYSFSPNPETGSGSTLTLSVGANVPPGSYALTVQGQSSGDTETAPLSLTVTAPHTVLLVDDDRSDNNSNTGSTNLSVSDTLFRNLLTAAGVGYDVFVAPANGNGPTFDQMKGYAKVVWYTGNAYGGSGYGTLSSADELSLKAYLDQGSRELLLFSSEYPYDIGADWTSTNSDSFFANYLGAQGGKEDPNSHTAGGGLNHKSFSVAGVAGTVTAGDAYTVQKDAPLYTYTSAINPASGTDTLLTAQADPDNTGTDHPVAVATGRKGVGTAGSSKVVYVGITLENLFETGSADANKAQLLGQLLSY